In one Butyrivibrio proteoclasticus B316 genomic region, the following are encoded:
- a CDS encoding AraC family transcriptional regulator produces MEKAYKLLFNTEESDDLYVYCCGLSQTEPGHSFGPALKPHYMIHYILSGKGSFTIGGQKYPLTEKYGFLIVPDELAYYVADEKDPWTYVWIGFGGNRAKEIVSQLGLSLQQPIFMSDKSKDIYGLVKDMMDHNTFSVEDSLRRNGLLSLFLSVIASGLSVTPRSDSSSDNNYVHKAQAFVRSNYYNPIKVTDIADYVCINRSYLYTLFQENLGISPQQYLSSYRIAKASELLQLTDLPIESISISCGYSDPLVFSKAFKQEKGMSPSKFRKSLPKSGNTAGAEHLKQVEKLIEKHHLDSNDPN; encoded by the coding sequence ATGGAAAAAGCCTACAAACTCCTCTTTAATACGGAGGAATCAGATGATCTGTATGTTTACTGCTGCGGCCTGTCCCAGACAGAACCCGGACACAGCTTTGGGCCTGCCCTTAAGCCTCATTATATGATTCACTATATTCTCAGCGGAAAAGGCTCATTTACTATCGGTGGCCAAAAATATCCGCTGACTGAAAAATATGGTTTCCTTATTGTACCTGATGAGCTGGCCTACTATGTTGCAGATGAAAAAGATCCCTGGACCTACGTATGGATTGGCTTTGGCGGAAATCGTGCCAAAGAAATAGTCTCTCAGCTTGGCCTTTCTCTACAGCAGCCTATATTTATGAGTGATAAATCCAAGGACATTTACGGTCTTGTCAAAGATATGATGGATCACAATACCTTTAGTGTAGAGGATTCACTTCGCAGAAATGGACTTTTATCTCTCTTTTTGTCTGTTATTGCGTCAGGACTCTCTGTCACTCCCAGAAGTGATTCCAGCAGCGATAACAACTATGTTCACAAGGCTCAGGCCTTTGTACGCAGCAACTACTATAATCCGATCAAGGTTACTGATATTGCTGATTATGTCTGCATCAACAGAAGCTATCTCTATACCTTGTTTCAGGAAAACCTTGGTATATCACCTCAACAATACCTTTCAAGCTATCGAATTGCCAAGGCTTCAGAGCTATTGCAGTTAACGGATCTTCCAATTGAATCCATATCTATATCCTGCGGCTATTCAGACCCTCTTGTTTTCTCCAAGGCCTTCAAACAGGAAAAAGGTATGTCCCCCTCCAAGTTCCGTAAGAGCCTTCCTAAGAGTGGAAATACCGCAGGCGCTGAACATTTAAAGCAGGTGGAAAAGCTTATAGAAAAGCATCATCTTGATTCAAATGATCCTAACTAA